Proteins co-encoded in one Flavivirga eckloniae genomic window:
- the clpB gene encoding ATP-dependent chaperone ClpB, with protein sequence MNLNNYTIKSQEAIQQAQQIAQGFSHQQIENEHLFKGIFEVDENVLPFILKKLNVNISILQQALDKQLESFSKVSGSELMLSRETGKSLNEASIIAKKMKDDFVSIEHLILAVFKSNSKIAQMLKDQGVNEKGLKAAIEELRKGENVTSQSQEDTYNSLNKYAKNLNQLAKDGKLDPVIGRDEEIRRILQILSRRTKNNPILVGEPGTGKTAIAEGLAHRIIDGDIPENLKDKQIFALDMGALIAGAKFKGEFEERLKAVIKEVTTSEGDIVLFIDEIHTLVGAGGGQGAMDAANILKPALARGELRAIGATTLDEYQKYFEKDKALERRFQKVMVDEPDTESAISILRGIKEKYETHHKVRIKDEAIIGAVELSERYITNRFLPDKAIDLMDESASKLRMEINSKPEELDVLDRKIMQLEIEIEAIKREKDEAKLKSLQLDVANLKETRNEINAKWKSEKEVVDNIQNTKQDIENYKLEAERAERDGDYGKVAELRYGKIKDAQEQLEVFQKQLQAQSENSLIKEEVTYEDIAEVVAKWTGIPVTKMVQSEREKLLKLEADLHNRVVGQDEAIIAVSDAVRRSRAGLQSNKKPIGTFLFLGTTGVGKTELAKALAEYLFDDENAMTRIDMSEYQERHAVSRLVGAPPGYVGYDEGGQLTEAVRRKPYSVVLLDEIEKAHPDTFNILLQVLDEGHLTDNKGRLADFKNTIIIMTSNIGSHLIQERFDATKDIDTAMEAAKTDVLGLLKQSVRPEFLNRIDDIIMFTPLSKEDITAIVGLQLKALTKMIGQQDITFDATPEAIAYLAEKGYNPEYGARPVKRVIQKEVLNALSKEILAGKITTDSIILLDAFDDELVFRNQKLQAKY encoded by the coding sequence ATGAACTTAAATAATTATACTATAAAATCCCAAGAAGCCATTCAGCAAGCCCAACAAATTGCTCAAGGCTTCTCACATCAACAAATAGAAAACGAACACCTCTTTAAAGGTATTTTTGAAGTTGATGAAAACGTACTACCATTCATTTTAAAAAAGCTAAATGTTAATATTTCTATATTACAACAAGCTTTAGATAAACAATTAGAGAGCTTTTCGAAGGTTTCCGGTAGCGAACTCATGCTATCTCGCGAAACAGGAAAAAGTCTTAACGAAGCATCCATCATTGCTAAAAAAATGAAAGATGATTTCGTTTCTATAGAGCATCTTATTCTGGCTGTATTCAAATCCAATAGCAAAATAGCACAAATGCTAAAAGACCAAGGTGTTAACGAAAAAGGCTTAAAAGCTGCTATTGAAGAATTACGTAAAGGAGAAAACGTAACCTCACAAAGTCAAGAAGACACTTATAATTCATTAAATAAATACGCGAAAAACCTAAACCAATTAGCCAAAGACGGAAAATTAGACCCGGTAATTGGCCGTGATGAGGAAATACGACGTATTCTTCAAATTTTATCACGTAGAACCAAAAACAACCCTATTCTTGTGGGAGAACCGGGAACCGGAAAAACGGCTATTGCAGAAGGTTTAGCACATAGAATTATAGATGGCGATATTCCCGAAAACCTTAAAGACAAACAAATTTTTGCTCTAGATATGGGCGCCCTGATTGCTGGAGCTAAATTTAAAGGTGAATTTGAAGAACGCTTAAAGGCTGTAATAAAAGAAGTAACTACGAGCGAAGGTGACATTGTGTTATTTATTGATGAAATACATACCCTTGTTGGTGCCGGTGGCGGACAAGGTGCTATGGATGCGGCCAACATTTTAAAACCCGCTTTAGCACGTGGTGAACTTCGTGCGATTGGAGCCACTACTTTAGATGAGTATCAGAAATACTTTGAAAAAGACAAAGCGCTGGAACGTCGTTTCCAAAAGGTAATGGTTGATGAACCTGATACCGAAAGCGCTATTTCCATATTACGAGGGATTAAGGAAAAATACGAAACACACCATAAAGTTCGTATCAAAGACGAGGCTATTATTGGTGCCGTAGAATTATCTGAACGCTATATTACCAATAGGTTTTTACCAGATAAGGCTATAGATTTAATGGACGAATCTGCTTCTAAACTACGTATGGAAATCAATTCCAAACCTGAAGAACTGGATGTTTTAGATAGAAAGATCATGCAACTGGAAATTGAAATTGAAGCTATTAAACGTGAAAAAGATGAAGCGAAATTAAAGTCCCTCCAGTTAGATGTGGCTAATTTAAAAGAAACACGCAATGAAATTAACGCCAAATGGAAAAGCGAAAAAGAAGTTGTCGATAATATTCAAAATACAAAACAAGATATTGAAAACTATAAGCTAGAAGCAGAACGTGCAGAACGCGATGGTGATTATGGAAAAGTAGCGGAGCTACGTTACGGTAAGATTAAAGATGCTCAGGAACAGCTTGAAGTCTTTCAAAAACAATTACAAGCACAGTCTGAAAACTCATTGATAAAAGAAGAAGTAACCTATGAAGATATTGCTGAAGTAGTTGCTAAATGGACTGGTATTCCAGTAACCAAAATGGTGCAAAGCGAACGCGAAAAATTGCTTAAACTCGAAGCAGACCTACACAACCGTGTAGTGGGGCAAGATGAAGCTATTATTGCTGTTAGTGATGCCGTTAGAAGAAGTCGGGCTGGTTTGCAAAGCAATAAAAAACCAATTGGTACATTCCTGTTTTTAGGAACAACCGGAGTTGGAAAAACCGAGTTGGCTAAAGCCTTAGCTGAATATCTTTTTGATGACGAAAATGCCATGACCCGAATAGATATGAGTGAGTATCAGGAACGTCACGCTGTGAGTAGACTGGTTGGAGCGCCTCCGGGATACGTTGGATACGACGAAGGCGGACAGTTAACAGAAGCAGTGAGACGTAAGCCCTACTCTGTGGTACTTTTAGATGAAATTGAAAAAGCACACCCAGATACATTCAATATTCTTTTACAAGTATTAGACGAAGGACATTTAACCGATAACAAAGGGCGTCTAGCAGACTTTAAGAACACCATTATTATAATGACCTCAAACATAGGAAGTCATTTAATACAGGAACGTTTTGATGCTACAAAAGATATTGATACTGCTATGGAAGCAGCAAAAACAGATGTGCTTGGTTTATTAAAACAAAGTGTACGTCCGGAGTTTTTAAACAGAATTGATGATATCATCATGTTTACACCATTAAGCAAAGAAGATATTACAGCTATTGTTGGTTTACAGCTAAAAGCACTTACAAAAATGATAGGACAACAAGATATCACTTTCGATGCTACACCAGAGGCTATAGCTTATTTAGCAGAAAAAGGATACAATCCCGAATATGGTGCAAGACCGGTAAAACGTGTCATTCAAAAAGAAGTTTTAAATGCTTTGAGTAAAGAAATATTAGCAGGTAAAATCACCACAGATAGCATTATTCTGTTAGATGCCTTTGATGATGAATTAGTTTTTAGAAATCAAAAACTTCAAGCAAAATATTAA